The genomic window CGGCATTATATTGTTCGATAGTATCTTTTATAGTGGCCGCTTTCGCTAACGATAGCGCAGCAATACCCACCTCTTTTTGTGCAGAGCCAGCACTATCCATATTCAAAATAACTAACCCCAAGGGCCTAAAATAAAATGGCTCCTTTACGGTTATATTTTGAATTCGAGCAAACGGTAACTCCAGCCTATCCTTTTGCAGAATACCGCTGCGAATTAAAAACTTATCGTCTTGTTGAATATAGAAAAAGTTTAAATAATAAAGGCTCGCCCCCAACACCAATACAACAAAAGCGTAAAAGGTATAAAGTGCAATAGCCCCCCACCCCAAATCAAAATGCTGTGCAGTTATAAACACACCGATAAAAGCGGGGTACAAATTGGCAATATGCTTTAAGCCTCGAAAGGCAAAAAACACAATTGCCCAGGGTGAGAGCCGCTGCCAATCATTGCTCATTTGCAAGCCCTCGGCTGTCTAAAATATGTCCGCGCAGAGCCTCGGCTTCTTCCACAGGTAACCCAGGTATGGCAACGGAGTGCAGTGCCCCGCCGGCGCTGTACATTTTTAAGGTGGCTAAACCAAAAGCGCGCTCAATAGCGCCGCGCGATACCTCAATATGCTGCAAACGTGTAATGGGCTGCACAACCACCTTGCGAAATACAATGCCCGAGTAAAAACTTACATCCTGCTCGCGTACTGCATAGGCTTTACATTTGGCCCCAAGCCATACCAACGCATAAAGCCCTAAGAAAACGGGTACCCCCCAAATGCCGTACTGCTTAATAGGGGTTAAATCTAAATCTGTAGCGAATAGGCTAACAACAAAGCAGGCGCCCAATATAAAACCCAACGCAATCGATAGTACGCTCACGCATGCCACCGCATAGCTTGCTGCGAGCTTTTGCGGCTTCTGCGCTTCAAATCGCGGTAAATCAGTAACGGGCAGGTTCGTATCCACGGTCAATCTCCTATAATCTGCATGCCTATAAATCGCCTTATGCGACCTTTGGTGCCGTAAGGTAGAATAACTACCTGTGCCCGCGCAAGGTTAAAAATGTGCCAAGTGGGCATATACAACTTTTAACGGTAGCTAACGCTACATTCAGCAGCCAGATATAGACCCAACCGCCATGACAGATACCACTGCACCACTTTCCGAAAATTACCTCTACCGCTTTGGCGGCATAGCGCGCCTATACGGCCGCGATGGCCTAGAAGCGCTGCACCGCGCGCACTTTGTGGTAGTGGGGTTAGGGGGCGTTGGCACGTGGGTAGCAGAAGCCCTAGCGCGCACGGGTGTAGGTGAGCTTACCCTTATAGAATTGGATGAAATTTGTGTAACCAACACCAACCGCCAAATACACGCGTTGGCCAGTAATGTTGGCCGCAGTAAAAACACCGCTCTTGCAGAGCGCTTACTCGATATAAACCCAGAACTAAAAATTCACTCTGTACACGACTTTCTTACCCAGAAAAACTTGCCCGACCTTATTGGTAAGCAACACCACGTGGTAATAGACGCTGTAGACTCATCCTCAGTAAAAGCGGCACTAGTGGCTTACTGTAGTCGCAATAAAATTCGCTTAATTATGTCTGGCTCGTCGGGAGGGAAACGCGACCCATTAAAAATAACCATCTCAGATTTGGGCCAAACTATTTGCGACCCCATGTTGGCAAAGGTACGCAATATTCTCTACCGCCACTACAAGTTCACTAAAAGCAGTAATCGCCAGTTTAGGGTAGATGCCGTTTATTCGACCGAACAAATGGTATACCCCAAACCAGACGGCAGTGTTTGCCAAGAAAAAAAGGGGCTGCAAGATGGGGTTAAACTCGATTGCGCTGGCGGCTTTGGCTCGGCCACCATGCTTACCGGTAGTTTCGGTTTTGCCGCGGCCAACAAAGCCATAGAGCGCTATTTAGCAAGCGCGCTAACCAAATAAAAGAACACAGGCACAGAGCCATGCGTTTAACGCTGTTAATCATCATTTTATTTGTGGGTAGCAATTGCTCATTAACTCAAGCAAATAAAAGCCAATGCTACGGTACTACCGCACAGGGGCGCATCGAACACAGCGTTAAACTGCCGGCAAAAGGCACCAATTTTGTAAGCTACAGCGAGCTAGCCGGTGCCTTAGGGCGCACCTACGTACATGCCGATGTTGCCAAGATAATACTTGCCGCTTATGACAGTTTGGCGTTATCCCACCCTAATAAAGCTTATAAATATGCAGAGACAGGTTTAAAACATGGCGGTAAGTTTAAACCCCACAAAACTCACCAAAACGGGTTATCGGTAGATTTTATGGTGCCGGTTACCAACCCGCGAGGCGAGTCGGTTCACCTGCCTACCCACGCATTTAACCGCTTGGGGTACGATATTGAGTTTGATAACAACAGCCAATATAAAAACCTAAGTATTGATTACCCAGCCATGGCGGCACACCTTGTTGCGCTTGATAAAGCCGCTAAACAACGTGGCTTTAAGCTTACCCGAGTAATTTTTGACCCGCAGCTGCAACCCGAGCTGTTTAAAACACCCCTCGGCGCATACCTAAAGCAGCATATTGTTTTTTCTACTAAGCGCGCCTGGGTTCGCCACGATGAGCATTACCACGTAGATTTTGCTATACCTTGTAAACCTTAACTGTATAGAGATATAACTTATGGAAACTCTGCATTAATTTAAGAGTCTTAACTAGGGAACCTACACAGTAGCAACACAAACCACACGTTAAATATGTAGCGCCTTAACGAAGGAAACACACCATGATACGTAATTACCTAGCTGCATTTACCGGCCTTTACCTTACAATATTTTCCGCCCCCTCTTTGGCTGCCGACCGCACAGATAAAACCCTTACCTTTGAACCCACCCCATTTAAAAACAGCGAGCTTTACTGCGAAAACGATAACGATATATTTCCGGCAAAGAATGAATTCGAGCTAATAAACTACTCCATAATGAGTTCAGAAGAAGGCGAGCGCTTTGGGTTTATTACGCTACGCAATACTTCCTCTGGCCAACGTATTTTTACGCAAGACCAACTTCTAGCCATATTGGGCGACTGCTCCCGCAAACCACCGCAACCAATAGAAAAGAAATTTGCAGGCAACGAAACCATAAGCTTGCAGGTAAATTTTGGTTTAAGTCGCTTTCCTATACTCAAGTTAATAACCGAACGATAACGGCTGCTTGGCACATATAGTTACATTAAAAACAATAAAATATTTATGTGCCTGTAGTACAGCGTAGAACCTAAACGCCCCCCCCCACCGCCTTCGCTAGAAGCCGAGTTTACCGCTTACCCGCCCTTTATTTATATTATTTTTAACCTCATAAGCCCAGTCAACACACAACTTGTATGCTAGTCGCCCAATAATTAGTGCACTAGTCAACAAGCTTATGTACAATACCCAAAAAACATATAGTCATTTTGACACACAGAGTGTTTTTTAAAACAAC from Saccharophagus degradans 2-40 includes these protein-coding regions:
- the tcdA gene encoding tRNA cyclic N6-threonylcarbamoyladenosine(37) synthase TcdA, with protein sequence MTDTTAPLSENYLYRFGGIARLYGRDGLEALHRAHFVVVGLGGVGTWVAEALARTGVGELTLIELDEICVTNTNRQIHALASNVGRSKNTALAERLLDINPELKIHSVHDFLTQKNLPDLIGKQHHVVIDAVDSSSVKAALVAYCSRNKIRLIMSGSSGGKRDPLKITISDLGQTICDPMLAKVRNILYRHYKFTKSSNRQFRVDAVYSTEQMVYPKPDGSVCQEKKGLQDGVKLDCAGGFGSATMLTGSFGFAAANKAIERYLASALTK
- a CDS encoding penicillin-insensitive murein endopeptidase produces the protein MRLTLLIIILFVGSNCSLTQANKSQCYGTTAQGRIEHSVKLPAKGTNFVSYSELAGALGRTYVHADVAKIILAAYDSLALSHPNKAYKYAETGLKHGGKFKPHKTHQNGLSVDFMVPVTNPRGESVHLPTHAFNRLGYDIEFDNNSQYKNLSIDYPAMAAHLVALDKAAKQRGFKLTRVIFDPQLQPELFKTPLGAYLKQHIVFSTKRAWVRHDEHYHVDFAIPCKP
- a CDS encoding PH domain-containing protein, which encodes MDTNLPVTDLPRFEAQKPQKLAASYAVACVSVLSIALGFILGACFVVSLFATDLDLTPIKQYGIWGVPVFLGLYALVWLGAKCKAYAVREQDVSFYSGIVFRKVVVQPITRLQHIEVSRGAIERAFGLATLKMYSAGGALHSVAIPGLPVEEAEALRGHILDSRGLANEQ